GGCGGCTGGGGCGGGGGCGGCGCACCGACCGTCGTCGCGCTCACGCGCCGGCCCGCCGGGGACGGGCGGGCAGCTCGACCCGCACGGTGCAGCCGGGCCCGGACGGCACGACGCCGATCCGTCCGCCGTGCAGCTGCACCGCCCACCGCGCGATGGCCAGGCCGAGGCCCGTGCCGCCCGTGCTGGTCGCCGCACCCGGGGTCGTGCCGGAGCGGAACCGCTCGAAGACGGCGTCGCGCTCCCCCGCCGGGATGCCGGGGCCGTCGTCCTGGACCTCGAGGACGACGCCGCCGTCCTCGGCGGGCTGCCCGACGACGGCGACCCGGCCGTCGCGGCTGCCGTGGCGCACGGCGTTGTCGAGCAGGTTGGTGAGGACCTGGCGCAGCCGCGCCTCGTCGGCCCACACCGCCAGGTCGGGGGCGACGAGCACGACGACGGGCGGGACCCCGTGGGCGGCGGCGACCTGGCGGGCGACGTCGTCGGCGAGCGCGCCGACGTCCACCAGGGCCGGGTCGACGAGGCCGTCGGTGCCCTCGGCGCGGGCGAGGTCGAGCAG
Above is a window of Aquipuribacter hungaricus DNA encoding:
- a CDS encoding sensor histidine kinase: LARAFTGMAAELAAADAQRRALLADVAHELRTPVAALRAELENLVDGVRPADGPALAQTLAQAERLGALVEDLLDLARAEGTDGLVDPALVDVGALADDVARQVAAAHGVPPVVVLVAPDLAVWADEARLRQVLTNLLDNAVRHGSRDGRVAVVGQPAEDGGVVLEVQDDGPGIPAGERDAVFERFRSGTTPGAATSTGGTGLGLAIARWAVQLHGGRIGVVPSGPGCTVRVELPARPRRAGA